One stretch of Plasmodium vivax chromosome 8, whole genome shotgun sequence DNA includes these proteins:
- a CDS encoding hypothetical protein, conserved (encoded by transcript PVX_095200A): MPRIQLDDDNRGSIYLVTNLYSEQELKKVAQDYLSERLRDQNFAENIKYSNIRIFLSLLLISIGSYCTIFVQYKKNPLLMIKLLIAFFIVSVTLFFWEYFFFEDIFMILKTNNGGVAKLFIELDINKSALLLTYKMDKQKHSTSFELRKLFNEDGFLIQCYADAMLKQFLSDHGKLFKLCDDKKQD; the protein is encoded by the exons ATGCCGAGAATACAGCTGGACGATGATAATAGGGGTAGCATAT ACCTCGTCACCAACCTGTACAGCGAACAAGAGTTGAAAAAGGTCGCGCAGGACTACCTAAGCGAG agATTAAGGGACCAAAATTTCGCAGAAAACATTAAGTACTCCAACATCCGAATTTTCCTAAGCTTGCTGCTCATATCGATTG GGTCCTACTGCACCATCTTCGTGCAGTACAAAAAGAATCCGTTGCTTATGATCAAGTTGCTG ATCGCCTTCTTCATCGTGTCGGTAACTCTCTTCTTTTGGGAGTACTTCTTCTTCGAAGACATCTTCATGATTTTGAAGACGAACAAT GGCGGCGTGGCGAAGCTGTTCATCGAGCTGGACATCAACAAGAGCGCCCTCCTATTAA CCTACAAGATGGATAAGCAAAAGCACAGCACGTCGTTTGAGCTCCGCAAGCTGTTCAACGAAGATGG CTTCCTCATCCAGTGTTACGCAGACGCCATGTTGAAGCAGTTCCTTTCAGATCACGGCAAGCTTTTCAAACTCTGTGATGATAAGAAGCAGGACTAG
- a CDS encoding hypothetical protein, conserved (encoded by transcript PVX_095205A), which yields MHTRPFQPTVIISFFPFPFHEKMNVDIAFDGNEYTHSGYSKNSLIEDKNYTLEYEKYVHFAFFTCYYISHIKGEKCTDTEVLAWYLKKFEHVVINSTKKVKRTYFNLINNLIQDKCVKAKLENNKRYLTHNEHFILWAWKRRALKFDRDQFNKF from the exons ATGCACACACGGCCTTTTCAGCCGACAGTgatcatttcattttttccttttccattccACGAGAAGATGAACGTCGATATAGCCTTCGACGGGAATGAGTACACGCACAGTGGGTACTCGAAGAATTCCCTCATAGAG gaCAAAAATTACACCCTGGAGTATGAGAAGTACGTCCACTTTGCCTTCTTTACGTGTTACTACATTTCGCatataaaaggggaaaaatgcacGGACACGGAGGTTTTGGCCTG gtatttaaaaaagtttgaGCACGTCGTCATTAAT tccacaaaaaaggtaaaaagaacatattttaatttaataaacaaTCTGATTCAGGATAAGTGTGTGAAG gCCAAGCTGGAAAACAATAAAAGATACCTGACCCACAATgagcatttcattttgtgggCGTGGAAGCGGAGAGCTCTCAAATTCGACCGGGATCAGTTCAACAAATTTTAG
- a CDS encoding pyrazinamidase/nicotinamidase, putative (encoded by transcript PVX_095210A), protein MKCFVIVDAQNDFLPKGSFNSRDDYMDALNKINAIRLRLHNCSERDLIKLSSCKHMMQYQPDKLLKENIVPYHQCSNDIDDAQREGDILLFPWDDRMAPTCPNGMSTLNGCNGVNGLQGQPAQGTVNGMPNGHHSGFSHTGEANSVALLNGTRESANGPTSDFALNILSVDYHPQYHISFAETHRIVFKQISKNGGLKQSSVRMNGRALTEVPPHAHVNGLAALGEAEEMRADEEEQDEERALDEEHEDECPREECPRDDPDGEAAHSQQAAFLKKHKIFTLTDVMQNMAKIKSTRHIYRNVNSPSDIKEYTKLHFLNESIDVWPVHCVRNTPGSKIHPTLIRHLNDIVIKKADTENHDSHTFFENEEINEKILKLLKGLNIKSVYICGFIFEYCVKETALSFLNLGFDTYIVEDATAYLFGREEDKDSLKRKGIKFVNSSTMFV, encoded by the coding sequence atgaagtgcTTCGTCATTGTAGATGCCCAAAACGACTTCCTCCCCAAGGGGTCGTTCAACTCCCGAGACGATTACATGGACGCGCTCAACAAAATCAACGCCATAAGACTAAGGCTGCACAACTGCTCGGAAAGGGACCTAATCAAATTAAGCAGCTGCAAACACATGATGCAGTACCAACCGGATAAGTTGCTAAAGGAGAACATTGTCCCGTACCACCAGTGTAGCAATGATATTGATGATGCCCAGAGGGAGGGGGACATTCTTCTCTTTCCCTGGGACGATCGGATGGCGCCCACTTGCCCCAACGGGATGAGCACCCTAAACGGCTGCAACGGCGTCAACGGCTTGCAGGGGCAACCTGCACAGGGCACGGTGAACGGCATGCCCAATGGCCACCACAGCGGTTTTTCGCACACTGGGGAGGCAAACAGCGTAGCACTACTAAACGGAACCAGAGAGAGCGCCAACGGACCAACTTCAGATTTTGCTCTGAACATATTATCTGTGGACTACCACCCGCAGTACCACATCTCCTTTGCAGAGACGCACAGAATTGTTTTCAAGCagataagcaaaaatggaggcCTCAAACAGAGCAGCGTGAGGATGAATGGCCGTGCGCTAACCGAAGTACCTCCCCACGCCCACGTCAATGGGTTAGCCGCGTTAGGAGAAGCCGAAGAAATGCGCgctgatgaggaggaacaGGACGAGGAAAGGGCGCTCGACGAAGAGCATGAAGACGAATGTCCGCGTGAGGAATGTCCGCGTGACGACCCTGATGGAGAGGCCGCGCACTCGCAACAGGCTGCCTTcctaaaaaaacataaaatttttaccctAACCGATGTGATGCAGAACATGGCAAAAATCAAGTCGACCAGGCACATCTACAGAAATGTGAACTCCCCTAGCGATATAAAGGAGTACACCAAGCTGCACTTCCTAAACGAATCGATAGACGTGTGGCCAGTCCACTGCGTGCGGAACACCCCGGGAAGCAAAATACACCCAACTCTTATAAGACACCTAAACGATATTGTAATTAAGAAGGCGGACACAGAGAACCACGACAGCCACACCTTTTTCGAAAACGAGGAAATCAACGAGAAGATTTTAAAACTGCTGAAAGGATTGAACATCAAATCTGTTTACATTTGCGGATTCATTTTCGAGTACTGTGTGAAGGAGACTGCCCTGTCCTTTTTGAATTTGGGGTTCGACACCTACATTGTGGAGGACGCAACGGCGTACCTGTTCGGCCGGGAGGAGGATAAGGACAGCTTGAAGAGGAAGGGCATCAAGTTTGTGAACTCCTCCACCATGTTCGTTTGA